A section of the Ensifer adhaerens genome encodes:
- a CDS encoding DUF6766 family protein: MKILRDNGLTIVLLLATIGTLVGMLFTGLRVYNAELAEHGGQTVTLASYLLSGHFLSALFENWESEFLQMSAYVVLTAFLFQRGSAESKDPDQPSSQDKEPALDEDDPAAPLPVKLGGMARSLYSYSLGWMLFLLFVLSFLMHLRQSASAEAVEALLHGQQAPTIGEHLFSAQVWFESFQNWQSEFLSTAVLVVLSIFLRFRGSPESKAVSDPHSKTGA; the protein is encoded by the coding sequence ATGAAGATACTTCGTGACAACGGACTAACGATCGTCTTGCTGCTGGCCACAATCGGCACGCTGGTAGGCATGCTCTTTACGGGCCTGCGGGTCTACAATGCCGAATTGGCTGAACACGGCGGGCAAACTGTAACACTTGCGTCGTACCTTCTCAGCGGGCACTTCCTTTCCGCTTTGTTTGAGAACTGGGAGTCCGAGTTCTTGCAGATGAGCGCCTACGTCGTGCTTACAGCGTTTCTTTTCCAACGCGGATCAGCGGAATCAAAAGATCCCGACCAACCGTCCTCGCAAGACAAGGAGCCGGCGCTTGACGAGGACGATCCCGCGGCCCCTCTGCCGGTAAAGTTGGGGGGCATGGCGAGGTCACTCTATTCGTATTCCCTGGGCTGGATGCTCTTCCTGCTTTTCGTACTGAGCTTTTTGATGCACCTGCGGCAGAGCGCGTCGGCGGAGGCAGTCGAGGCCCTTCTGCATGGCCAACAAGCACCTACGATCGGCGAGCACCTTTTCAGTGCTCAGGTGTGGTTTGAGTCTTTCCAGAACTGGCAGTCGGAATTCCTGTCAACTGCGGTTCTCGTCGTCCTGTCGATTTTCCTGCGTTTCCGAGGGTCCCCCGAATCCAAGGCGGTCTCGGACCCTCACTCGAAGACAGGTGCGTAA